The region GCCTTACCTGCACAGACGTCCCTCTGAAACCGGGAGGGACCCTCAACACTCCTCCTTCACCCTTACTTACCACTAGTTGCACCCCATCCAGTAATATAGCAAGGATAGTCATTGGGCAAAATGTCTCCTTCAGATGGAAGCAGTCCCAGCTCAACGAACCCATTGTCATAGGCAGGAGAACTGAGGCGCAGCAGGGCAATGTCATAGCTGAAATGGGGTACAGGTAAAAGACTCTTTACTGAAAATCCTGAATTATCATAAACCATATGTCCTCACTCACATCTTATCACTTATAGAGGTCTCTAGCCTCTGGCATGATGATAGAGTAGCACCTTGCAAACATCATTAATTAATCCTTATAGCTATCACAGGCAACAGGAAAATATGAGCAACTAAGAAAGAAGAGGTCATGGTACAGACTGATAAAGGACTAACACCCCCCCAAAATCTTCAATTCTTTGGAGGCACCCAACCTCAAAGTGAATTTCAGTGGACCCTGGGTTGACAAGCATGCCTCTGAGGGGCGGTTTCAGACAGTCTGTCGGCATTTCCTTGTTGGCTTCCCTTCATCAGATGCAAACAGTGGTGTGACTGCTGGCAAGCTCCTGAATCTGCTGTACAACCTGGATCCATCTGTGAGGCCCATCCTTCCCCCATCTTGGCCAAAACAGGACTAAGATCATCCACATAGACACCATGTAACACTTCCAAGAGAGGAGGTCATTTGGGAAATCTCCATTGCACCATCTTCCAGTGCTTCCCACAAATCCAACCTCACTGGAAACGACTGAATATACACATAAACGCTACTGGGACAAGGTGCTAAGCACCATTCAGCCATCTGATGATATCCAAAATACTTACCCATTGGCAATTTTATTGGGATTCCAGCCTTCGTTAATGAAGACTCTATCCACATCAATAGCGTACTCAGTGCCATCCTCCTGCAAGAGATCATGCTCACCCAGAACCACTCGGTAGGTTGATCCTTCTGGCCtgaaaatgaatcacagaatatGTGATGAATGTAAATGTAatgtaaatgaaatgtaaaaaccACTCCCCACAGCTAGCTTTGTAGTGTAATTCCTGTACCACTGAGACCTTCCACCAATGTAACAATTTGTAAAGCACCTTCCACCAGCAGATTTTCAATGGACTGTAGCTAAATGGTCTTATGAATTAGGCAAATGCTGCCTGTGGTTTGCTGGCAAAATAAGTGAAGGTGCAGCATCAGCTAACAGTGCTGAGGCTGGTCTTTAACAAAACCATTTTGCATCTCTGCATCTGTCTGAAACAGAGTGTGAAGGATCAGCATGTTACACTTTATTGTAAGTACATTCACTAAAGGCATAAGTAATTAAAAAGGAGTGTTCTCTTATTGGTGTCATGTTGTATCATTTAGGTGGTGCATGTTAGACATGATGCAGAGCAAATTGTACAACATGGCCTGTGAGCTAGGAAACACGCCTTTTGTTCAATCTCTCCATCTCTGTAGGTTTCTCAGGATGCAAACCCCTTCAAAATGCTCACATTTATGCAAATGCACCTCATCTTATGTAAATCAGCAATCAGCTTGATTTCCACTCCCAGAAAGTCAGTAATTAATATGTAAAATCAAGACTAAGGCAAACAGAGTTTTCCAGTTCCCTTGATTAAGTGTGCAGCAAGATGTCCAGCTGTGCAAGGAACAGCTCAGAGGGTGAGAAGGGTCTGTCTCCTGTCTGCAGCACAAATGGGGAGCAGAGCaagaattttaatgctttttatcCTACTCACATGCTGAAGCAATGGGCTGCAGTCATGACCCATTTGCCGGTGATAAGGGTTCCGCCGCAAATGTGAGAGTAGTACCCCGGGTAGTCAGGATAGGCAATCTGAAGCGATACCTGGATCAAATGACAACATATTTTACACCCAAGCCATGCTGTGCCTCTGCAGAAACAGTGTGTGTGTCTTTGGACAGTGGAAGCTGtcattttctcactgtttttttcaagtataaGGCTTTTTTCAAGTATAAGACACCAGATTTACCTGCCACTTCCAGCTGTGTGGGTCAGCCTCATGGCCTCCAATTATTCGCCCCGTCAGCACATCCTCCTGAAGAGTCTCCCTTAGGGGACTTCCAGAGATTGCTCCTaaccacacaaaaaaaggagTGCAGTTTGTCATGTGGATTTCTAAACAGCATCAGTCATCACGGGTTACTGCCAGCAACAGACTTGTGCTGTGCAGGGCAGCCAGCTAAGCAGGTCTGAAAGATCAAGTGACTGCACTCGCACATGGTGACACTGTGACTGCTCTCCATCCTGGACGCTCTTTAAGGCCTCCATGGttgaaaaataccataaaatgtttcaaaatgcaaAGCTTTCATATAAATTGACTTGTTCCCTGTACTCCATACAACCCCATCCTAACTGCCAGGTGGTTGTGGACCAACCTAAATCCCCTTTCTTTTAGGGTGTAgatttcccttcccctccctcagaGAACTACCAGATTTTTCTTATGGAAATCTTGTTCCTGCAATAGAGAAAACCCCTTCCCACCAGAATAATTGTGTCCACGTTATGTTTTGCCCTAGCACAgtaactgcagagaaaaaaatgttatgctCTAATTTGCACCTCTTAGAGGTTAAGAGGTTCACCCTTTCCCAACTCAAATATTTCAATTGCAACTTACCCAGGCAACTAAGAAGAAGCAGAAACTGAAGCATCTTTAATGAAGTGGTAGCATTTTTTCCATGAAGAACTCCTTTTATACTAAAATATCTGATAAGAAGCTGTCTAAATTTGTGATAAATACAATTTATCTATACTCATAACTCATTAAACTGATCTGATGAAAAATGTTCTCTAGGTGGAAAAAAGGGGAGCAACAAACTGTTCAAGGTAGAGCCCAAGGTTACACAAACACCTCCACACTGCATAGTTCCCACAGGGCCATGAAGCAGAAAACAACGTGATAAATTTGAAGTGTTCTCAGATCAAGTCAAAACCAAAGCACAGCAAACCCGGGCTCAAGAAGCCAACACTTCAGACTAGCAATTGTTGATGCATATGTTGTATTCCCTTGTAAGAAATTTATCTATCAGTCCAGCTGTCTGCTACTCCATGTAACATGAACTGATCTTTGTCAACTAGATAAAAAGAGCAATAGCAAACAGGGAGAAGCGTAACCACTGAAAGTTTTTCAACCTTGGCTGGACATATTAAACTGACCTTGGCTGAACATGTTGACCCTTTTTTAGGATTCTtttctgctccctcctccctgatGAATGAGTTCTGCTCTGTCTGCCCCAAAATGCTGGCTCTCAGTGGCAGGAGGGTAGGTAGGGAGGTGGGCTATGGCCAAGGGGGATGCTGCAGCTGGAAGAAACCTGGGCTATCTCTGAGGAATGGAAAAGGTCCCataatcacagaatagttgaggttgcaGGTCTGGAGGTTATCTGGTCCAACACCCATGCTCAAGCAAGGCCACTGAGATCTGGtgcagatggcttttgaatatgtccaaggatagagactccacaacATCCCTGGACAACCTCTGCCAGTGCTCAGGCACCCTCACAGTAGAAAAGTGTTTCTTCATGTTCAGAGGGAACTAcctatgtttcagtttgtgctcatggcctctggtcctgtcacttgGCATCACTGATGCCTGACTCCaccctctttgcaccctcccttcaggtatttatgcaCATTGATTAGATCCTCCCTGACcttccccttctccaggctgaacggTCTCGTCTCTCTCAGCcattcctcataggagaggtgctccagtcccttcatcatctttgtggccctttgctggactctctccagtatgttcaTGTCTGTTTGGTACCAGGGAGCCCAGAATTGGACCCTGTACTCCAGGCATAGCTTCTCCAGTACTGAGGGGAatgatcacctcccttgacctgctggtcatgctttgccttatgcagctcaggataccatttgccttctttgtggcaagggcacactgctggctcatatttgattggtgtccaccaggacccccaggtccttttctgccaagctgctttccagcatcCTGGGACAGTCAGTAGGTAGAGAAGGCACCAGGTAATATTACTAATATCTGCATCCCATCTTTGACAGTGGCCTTGATGGaccacttcagaagaaaatgtagaagCCTTTGTAATGGATAACTTTATTCTAGGGGGaagtatgttttgcttttttatatcCCTGTTAACTGCAGTCCCCTAACCATTTTATACTTGTGGAGCATCATGATTCACATCTCTTTAATGGTTTAAGGCATCTATCCAGGGGCATAGCAGATGCATAAGTTCTCCAGTTAAATGTAAAATACACTTCCGCTTTACATGTccagtgaggaagaaaacaagaaatgccTGTAGCTAGCAGAAATCCAGAGGCTTGTTTCCATGGTCAGGGGAAATCCTCTTGCAACACACAGGTCATCAACGGGTGGGAAGTAAAGCTCATCTTCAACTTGAACTGCAGCCACAGACCATGTGTCAAGTAAAAATAGAAGCATTAAGGAAATTAACTAGAGAGGATAGCAAGGATCATCCACCCAGGAATGCCAATGGGATCCACTGTCCATGGAATAGACACAGTAGAACCAGGACCTTTCCCATATAATCCCAACAGTCCTCTTTAACAAATCCCTTTTATTTCATTGGAAGCCATAAAAAGTTCAGTGTGATATTTCAGCACCGAGACCTTCTTTAAGTTActgaacactttttttcccccttacatCATAGATCATTTTTAGTTACAGTTAGTTTTGGCCAGGATGTCAGAAAGTGGTCTCCTAGCCAAACAGTCTCTTCACTCACTTTCACTACATTCATCATCCTTGTTAGACCTGGCAGACTCACTCGTTTTCTATTGCTAGTTTATTTTTTCCAAAGACTTTATATGTTTCCTACATATAATTCAGTTGTAGAACACTGTTGGTTTTTTATTGTCCTTTTGCCATCATGCCGTTTAGCTTGAGTAGCTGTCCATAATCTGTACTCTACAGCAATGCTCATGGTATCATAATCATTTTGCAGTTGAGTGGCTTTAATGTTGGGCTGTGTTGTAATGCccaaaggagaaataaattacACTGAGAATGATGAATTACatctgttttcagaatttttccacTTCAGGCATTGTTTTAGCCTAGAGCTCTTAAGGGACTGTCTGTATTTTTGTCTGGGCTCTACATATATGGTTCGTGGAAGAGGTGAAGCTAAGCGACATACGTGAATGGAGAGAGAGGAGTTTGAGCATTGGGACTGGGAAGCTGTTCCATGTACAAGCACTTGTCAGGGTGAAAAACTGAATTTATAAGTTAGAACTTTAACtgtaagggaaggaaaagaaaaaacacggAGATTGGCATTAATGGCAATGAGAAGGCTCATTAGTTTTCGGTACTGCAGCATTACCATGGAGCTCTAATTGTGAAGCTTGGCTTGAGATGCCAAAGTCTACAGCTGCCATCCAAAACACAACATCTTACCTACTGATAAATCTCAGAGGCCCATAACCCTCCTGGGGCTATGAAATTTGTTTCAGACCATGAACGGTCCTGGAATAGGAGTCCAGGACTCTTCCTCTCTGAAGGACCATCTCAAGCCAGAGCTGCCTTAGGGTTTCTCACAAGTGTAGGCAAAAAAATGAATTTCTGTGCTTCAAATCTTTACCAGTAATCAAAATGGGACATCATTCACACCACAAAGCCAACCCAGGTGGCCTTGTTTGTGTCCATATGGCAAAACTCTTTTATAAAACCAGAGAGGTCTCAACCACACTGTCTATGGAGCATGGTTTGAGAGAACATCTCTCATCCATACTAACTTTCCAAACTATACATGAAAGTTGCTGTGAGGAGCATGGGCTGGTTCAAAGCAGTGTTATGTTAGACTGTGCTAACATTTAGCTGTacagaaaaagcaggacaatgtCTGAGTTGGTGTTCTAGCACTGTTTAGTTAACTAGTGCTCTGGCACTGTTTCGTTAATCCGTATATAGCCTTTTTGTCCTTGCTCGCAGAGCatcagaattaaatattttgatgacATCAGCATTTTCTGAGTGAGTAGATTATTTTAGGAGTGATGGAAAGGATAAGGGAGGTTGTGGGGAGGAATAGGATGGATGGTGGGAAAAGATTCCAGGACTGTACAATTAAATAAGGAGATTTGGGTGAACTTGATGAGATCCATTGGGAGATACTGAACACAAAGATGAGGATATAGTCATCTTTCAGGGAGGCCCTAAAGCACAAACTGACTTCCAGACATCGGGAGGGTTTACTGTGCAGCTTTATGTCTGCTCTGCTCTTACACGCCTTTCCTAAGCATCTGCTATTTGCCATTGTCACTAGGCTACTGGCTAGATGTATCTTTGGCATGACATAGTTCAGCTCAGCATATATCTTTATTTATTATGTCTCTAGAAATGAAagcctcagttttatttttgcaatgCAAATGCCAAGGTTCCCTTTCTTCTGTATAGCAGCAATTCAATATCTACATTCAGGACAGTATTAAGCACATTGTTAAGTATGCGCTAATGTAAATCACATGTTCCCCTTCTCAACAGAGatagttttaaaagtatttagtAGGACAAGAGAAGATTCCTTCTAATGCACAAAAAGTAttacatttttcatcattttgtcTTTATATTCCTTCTCTTTCATATCTGAGGTTGAGTTGATTGACACACCAATAAACCCATAAATATTCCTAGCTTATACTCATTTGGCACCAAGTTAGGACAACATGAGCAGAAAACCTTCTGTTATATAAGTTAAAAAGTCTATGGATACACTATCCTGAAAACACTGACAAAGCATTAATCTAATGTACAGTTCTTAATTATACTACAGTGTCCTTAATCATTAATAAATGAGGATAAAGGGACAAATGACTTcactcctcctctttttcttgctACAGGATGAAGTCTTCATTTCAGTACAAGTACTATTGAGCTGTAAAAAGGTAAGAATGATATTAAATGACTAATTTGTCAGACCACACCATATCCAGAAGCATATCTTTGAAGGTTCATCTAAAATGTATCTGACTTGAAAGAAATTCTCAGGAAGaaggaaacataaaaataataagtGAGAAAACTTCACATTTCAACACTGGAAATGTAAAATGACATGAGGTAATGACTGTATATTCACTTTaatgataaaaatgtttattaaatttAAGGTTGGTCTCATGACATACACACACAACCCATATTTACTGATGTTTCACATGATGTTTGATGGAAAGGGCAAGTGACTGAGTAGCACTAGAGTTAGTATACGCTGTGATGTACACATACCTGAAAAATGCTACCTGATAAATTTATTAGGCATCTGAGGTGTCGGTAAACTATAATGCACACATAAACTCTACtctaaaagtgatttttaaagaagtttgaTACACAGACTCTTGAGGGTACATGTAATGTAAGAGCATCTTCTTCATTAAAGTTATAAGATCAAGGACCTTTTTAGTTCAGAGGGGATagcaagaaaaagggaaaggggtAAACAAAACACAGAGACACAAACCTGGTAGACGAGGGATAATTAAGATGATGATGAAGACCAAAAATCTCCAGACCATAACAGATGGGTCATTAAGGAACCACAGGCTGAGCTTTGGAGAGAGCTAACCTGGATGGTGTTACTGATAAGAAGGAAAACGAAGATGAATTTGAGGACTAGGGTATTCAAGAGAGTTGTGCAGGACAAGTAAGCTGGACTAGATGGGAAGTAGGAGATCATATAGCAGGTATGAGGGCCCAGTGTTCCCACTGAGGTCACACCAGACTGGGCTTCAGCAGCTGGGCAGGAGAAAACCTGGTCCTGGAGGCTGCTGGAGATGGCAGATCTTGTAATGTCCTTAACACAGACTACTGCATGTGACAGTCTTACCGGTTTTATTTAAAACGTATCTGCACCATCCAGGCAGGcaaaagatgtttaaaattgATAAATCCAAATTACTGCCACTTCAGGGTTATTTCAGCCTGAGCAAATAATGTAAGTGGGTGCAAGAGAGAGGGTCTGATATTCACTGTCTTTGAAATTGAATCATCTTTATAACACAGCTCTGATAAATGCAATGTCCCCTGCTGGTGAACCTAAAGCTCTCCCTTGTTGAACATGTACAGACTTTAGTGTTCATGTCTGAGTAATCTTAGTCTTTTCTTAAACAGCTGTCACCCCATGTtgttctttaaaaagtgaaaacattaattttatgttaattaagaagtctaaaatacatatttactcaACTTTTTGGTATATATCTAGTGTTTACTGACATCTCTAATAGCTAAACATTTTGTATTAAGATCTTATTTTTAGGGTTTGATTGCTGCTTGTGCCTTTTCTAAAATCTTCTTGTATCTTTGGATAACCTGTAGAGAGTGTCAAAACCTagttaaaaaaaagacaataataaatttaaaactatttttctcaTTATGTAATTCAAAGTTCTCTGAATGACTTCTTACATCACGACAAACTTCTATCACCTCAATATATCTCTCATCCTTTAGGTAAATGAAGGTGAGTTTGAAGACTTCAAGAGGTGCAGAAAAAATAGTTGTTTACCACCTGTATATCTTCTTGAGGTTAATCTGAGATTAAAACAGCACTTCAGAGCTGGTATCACAACAGATTTAGAGTTAAAATAGGATATCCCAGAAAACATTAAGATAATGAACATGTGATCTGTggtacaattatttttttctatctggACATTTTAATTGAATTCACATGTACATTGTGTTAGGAAGCCCCCCAAAAGAGaccttcaaggaaaaaaagcaccCTGGATCCTTATCCAGTTTGCAAGTAAAGTGCCACACTTGGTGGGGTCACCCTACCCAAGGCTGACATGCTTGCAGGCATTGCACTCACAGAAGAGGACCATGTCACATCACTTGCTTTTCAGAGTCCAGGTGCTGGCACGGGTCCTCAAGACTATGTGTTACTGCTTTAGTACATGTTTCATTTGGAGAGTAAAACAGTACATAAGGATTGATGAACTGGGAGATGAGCAACAACTAGCACTCCACTTATTTCTGACTCTGTAGCATCTGACAACACCCAGTTTATTTTTGCTAATTGTTTTAGTTGAATTCTGGCCTTGGCAGTCCGTTTTAAGTATCCCATGGGCTTGGGTCACTGTCATAATTTGAATGCTTTCCTTCTGAGAAAATACAAATCACATGAATTGCAGCAATTAACTCCCTTAATAGGTTAGTGATTGTAATCTATCTTGCACTGTCATGTTACAAAAAGCTAATGTAAAACCAAACAGTTGTTAACAGATTGTGGAATAGCCCTCAGTACTGCCATTTATAGTAAACACCCATTAAAGCATTACAAATCACGGAACATATACCTGCACTTCTACCTTTTTATCTTGCACCCAAATACCTACAAACAGGCTCCTAGAATCTCATAACACAGTGAAATTTATATACGAAATCTTTATATTGGAACAACATATCACTGACAAACTAGATGGACTATATGAATCAGAAGTTCTTATAATTAAAACACCTGCAAAAGCTTTTCACCTTGTCTGAACATTGAGCACAGCAGATACAAAAGGAAAACCATCTCTGGTGTTACAGGCAAAGACACAATTTCCAGGAATAACCTTTTACAGCTGGGTGCTCTTAATGTGACAGCATTTCCTCAGTGCAGTACGAAGAATTTGGATTATTCAACTCTTAATGATTCAAAACACTGCTAATCAAATCAAGCTCAAAGGGCTCCTTTAAGTAGCAAAATACATTACTCACTTTAATACGTTTAATGGTTGATGATTAGTTTTGAGCATTCAcatagttttattaaaataattaagtacACATATTCATGCAGGGGAAGCATGTAGTTAAATATTTTGCTGGATCAGGACCAGAGTGTTCAGCTAGTTGTAGTTTTGCACTGCTATTTCCCAATATTGATTTGACTGCATTGAAAATcttgggaaaggagaaaaacatcaATAATTCAATTTATTTATGCACAACACAGAACTGAAAGGGTAAGTCTTAAGAAATAATGTGCTACTTATTTACTTTTAACAGCATAGTAGCTTGATCTTGCCTCCAGATTCTGTAGAACATTCAGTACATAATTCAATCTCTTTAAGTTTTTTAAGTAACTGTTGCACTAAAGCAGTTTACTGAAATCCACAGTTTTCATAACTCTTAGGAAGTATGGGTATGATTTTCTATAAGCAAATAAactgtattctttaaaaaaattattgtatgAAGTTCTATAAATACTGGTATGCCtagctccactgaaatcaatggaaaagtTTAGTATTAATGACATCAGAATCTCACCCAGTGTGTTTACTGGCAAAGTTCACTTTGACCTTAAGTAAAGAGGAACAGGTACAAGATAAATAGCATACACTCTGTCTCTTTTAGTCCATACTCAACATAGAAAAGAGTAGTAAACACATTCATATATAGTAATTTAAATATgcttattaatttaatttcaaagatTTTAGCTTCAAGTTAAGAAGAAAATGCTATTCAATGTGAAgaaaaaacaggtaaaaaaacaaagcagaagtctATCAGCAATTTGTAACAGAAAGGAATGTGTATGAAAAGATCTAAAGAATTTTTTACCTAATTTTTTGCCATTTCTACAAGTACACTGAAAGCATTTTCTACATTGCATATGTCTGTATCAGCCACTAAACTGTATTTCTGTAACATCTTTAGCTGATTTAGGCCCTCTTGAAAACAATGACAAAACTTCTTTAAcaatttttctgctgttcttaaaCCCTGTTGTGCCACTTCTTCTTATCTAAATTACTGTAACATTAAAGTCTATATGGTACTCCCTAGTTTCTCAAATAGTGACTAATATAAAGCAATATGCATCTTTATCTAAAAATTCTAACTACCCCATATGTAAACAGAGTGGTTATGCGTTTTTCTAAATATCTCATAAATCACACTGTTTCCCAAACTAGAAATTAATCACCTTACACTGCTACTATTTGTATACCTGTACTATAGCTAATTTCATCTTACTCCAGGTCATGGAAACATGGAAGTTTTCAGAAGTGCTACATTTTCCTTtatctttcaaattaaaagatgttaaaaaaagaggaatggtTATATATTAATATTCTAGATGTATTTCTAAGTGTGTTGTCAATATGTGCATTCATGCTTTTCCTGTATGTATATTCACTCACTCAAGACTGACAAATTTTTATCTCACTAGTACGCACATGAGATACCTACAAGGTACCCTCCtctattttccctcttttcttctttctcatgtATTCATGCTGGTGTAAAAAGAAAGGTACACGCCCTACAATACCTGTTTCTTCCAGCACCAGAATTTCTGGAAAAATGCTTACGGCCTCAAAGCAAGAGATGTAGGAATAAACATACAAAAACATATCTCAAAGAATAGAATTTCAGCCAATTTCAGGAAACTCAACataaagagcagaaaaaggcTGAATGCCTGAATTTGTTAATGTCAAAGTCATGACTAAGTATTCACAACTCGTTGGTGGAGATGCCCATTTAGTTTAGTTTCAATTAACTGTATTTGCAGTGCCTGGTATTTCAGCCAAATGGACAAAAGCATCTGAGATGACAGCAGTTGAAGATCATGTGTACTTGGATGGACACCAAAGCAATTTTTGACTGAGGATCAGAAGTTTTCTTGCTGAGAAGTTGCAGGTGTACTCTCATCCAGAAGGGCAACCAGCACCATTAACCAGGGACAGCAGAGCCTGGGATGGCAATTCTGGCCTGAAAAGAGTACAAGAAGATCTGAAAGGAAGGGCAGGGCTCGTGGTCTCACTGGATACCTTCAAACCGGAAGGTCCTTGGCCAGACTAGGATCAGCTGAATGTCTACTGGCAAACCCTGCTTGGCAAGGGTTGTGAGTGCAACAGCAGATGCTGCAACGGTGTCCTCACACC is a window of Athene noctua chromosome 2, bAthNoc1.hap1.1, whole genome shotgun sequence DNA encoding:
- the LOC141956687 gene encoding elastase-1-like, which gives rise to MQQFPQKSDPRLQLHYIRADPEHRQLNTRRCEDTVAASAVALTTLAKQGLPVDIQLILVWPRTFRFEGAISGSPLRETLQEDVLTGRIIGGHEADPHSWKWQVSLQIAYPDYPGYYSHICGGTLITGKWVMTAAHCFSMPEGSTYRVVLGEHDLLQEDGTEYAIDVDRVFINEGWNPNKIANGYDIALLRLSSPAYDNGFVELGLLPSEGDILPNDYPCYITGWGATSVDGSVPDRLQEVMMPIVDHQICSQDDWWGSQAKITMICAGGDGVRAGCSGDSGGPLNCYKDGHWQVHGIVSFGLVPYCNTYKKPTVFTRVSAYVDWIHNIIANNGGF